One window of the Hippoglossus hippoglossus isolate fHipHip1 chromosome 9, fHipHip1.pri, whole genome shotgun sequence genome contains the following:
- the epgn gene encoding epigen, with translation MFTQRQTNLERVVLSAVAVLLLLTATGQTAILTDNLQTTAASLLSNTTPQLNTSSMEHPKALRTFKSCDSKDEKYCENGGECMYPQDSDKPFCICTSSYSGPRCHFFSDSTHTLPELEQLIGITFGVAMLFLILAIVIYCFINRRCMKSAQLIKSAPSETSV, from the exons ATgttcacacaaagacagaccAACCTGGAGAGAG TCGTCCTCTCAGCGGTGGCAGTGCTGCTCCTCCTGACCGCAACAGGACAAACTGCGATTCTGACCGACAACCTCCAgacaacagcagcttctcttctTTCAAATACGACCCCGCAGCTCAACACCA GCAGCATGGAGCATCCGAAGGCTCTGCGAACATTCAAATCATGTGACAGCAAGGATGAGAAATACTGTGAGAACGGCGGCGAGTGCATGTACCCCCAAGACAGCGACAAACCTTTTTGCAT CTGCACGTCCTCGTACAGCGGCCCTCGCTGCCACTTCTTCAGTGACAGCACTCACACTCTGCCTGAGTTGGAGCAGCTGATCGGCATCACCTTCGGGGTCGCCATGCTCTTCTTGATCCTGGCCATCGTAATTTACTGCTTTATCAACAGGAG gtgtATGAAATCAGCCCAACTTATAAAATCTGCACCCTCTGAAACGTCAGTGTGA
- the LOC117768440 gene encoding LOW QUALITY PROTEIN: proepiregulin-like (The sequence of the model RefSeq protein was modified relative to this genomic sequence to represent the inferred CDS: deleted 2 bases in 1 codon) codes for MGNSKTSVLLPLIGSLFMLFWPHVLTKSVSSRLQTADSTSLSAGQGGQRPHVVKWSTQSCDSAVDHYCLNKGRCMFLVDINEHHCNCEKGFHGLRCASPELVIQPMGEEQIIVTVFCVSLLIIGLTGALYFCCKWYNKNRGSQRNPDCLERLTHKRHSMSLSTEKAKQDIFQFSK; via the exons ATGGGGAACAGTAAAacctctgtgctgctccctCTCATCG GTTCTCTGTTCATGCTGTTTTGGCCGCATGTTCTTACCAAGAGCGTCTCATCCAGACTGCAAACTGCAGACAGCACTTCCCTATCTGCAG GGCAGGGAGGACAGCGCCCTCATGTGGTGAAGTGGTCAACACAGAGCTGCGACAGCGCT GTTGACCACTACTGTCTGAACAAAGGCCGGTGCATGTTCCTGGTGGACATCAATGAGCACCACTGCAA TTGTGAAAAGGGTTTTCACGGCCTCAGGTGTGCCAGTCCGGAGCTTGTCATCCAGCCAATGGGAGAAGAGCAGATAATTGTGACTGTCTTCTGTGTCAGTCTGCTGATTATAGGTCTGACCGGAGCTCTGTACTTCTGCTGTAAATG gtaTAACAAAAACAGAGGATCACAAAGGAATCCAGACTGTTTGGAGCGACTCACACACAAGAGACACTCTATGTCTCTTTCCACGGAAAAGGCCAAGCAGgatatttttcaattttctaaGTGA
- the mthfd2l gene encoding probable bifunctional methylenetetrahydrofolate dehydrogenase/cyclohydrolase 2 isoform X2 — MRPHLGVVLVGDDPASRTYVRNKTRAASILGISSDTVVRPSSVSQEELLELIDKMNRDWRVSGLLVQLPLPEHINERAVCNAIAPEKDVDGFHIVNIGKLCLDQRSMVPATPAAVWEIIKRAGIETVGKNVLVAGRSKNVGMPIAMLLHTDRNHERPGGDATVTIVHRCTPRERLKELTSLADIIIAAAGVPRLITADMVKEGAAVIDVGINRIQDPKTGKLRLIGDVDFEGVKEKAGIITPVPGGVGPMTVAMLMKNTVTAARNALMH, encoded by the exons ATGAGACCCCACCTAGGAGTGGTCCTAGTGGGGGACGACCCGGCCAGTCGTACCTATGTCAGGAACAAGACCCGGGCCGCCAGCATCCTGG GTATTTCCAGTGACACAGTGGTGAGGCCGAGCTCGGTGTCCcaagaggagctgctggagctgattgACAAGATGAACCGTGACTGGAGGGTCAGCGGCCTGTTAGTGCAGCTGCCACTTCCCG AGCACATCAATGAGCGAGCCGTGTGTAATGCCATCGCTCCAGAGAAGGATGTGGATGGTTTCCATATTGTGAATATTGGGAAACTGTGTCTGGACCAGAGATCCATGGTGCCTGCCACCCCTGCGGCAGTCTGGGAGATCATCAAAAGAGCAG gtatTGAGACAGTGGGAAAGAATGTGCTGGTCGCTGGACGCTCCAAAAATGTCGGAATGCCGATCGCAATGTTGCTGCACACTGATCGCAACCATGAACGCCCTGGAg GAGATGCCACAGTGACCATTGTCCACAGATGTACACCGAGGGAGCGGCTGAAGGAGCTAACCAGCCTGGCTGACATCATTATTGCAGCTGCAG GTGTTCCCAGACTGATCACAGCAGATATGGTGAAAGAGGGCGCAGCGGTCATCGACGTCGGCATAAATCGAATCCAAGACCCGAAGACGGGAAAACTCCGGCTCATTGGTGACGTGGACTTTGAGG GAGTGAAGGAGAAGGCAGGAATCATCACTCCTGTTCCCGGGGGTGTGGGTCCCATGACGGTCGCCATGCTGATGAAGAACACTGTGACTGCTGCCAGAAACGCACTGATGcattaa
- the mthfd2l gene encoding probable bifunctional methylenetetrahydrofolate dehydrogenase/cyclohydrolase 2 isoform X1, producing MAASVSPLRSSFRICSPLTLHHPRCRAKLRTHRKCESQRRHVHQTASRHAAVVISGTELARQLHREIQRDVEELVAQGNMRPHLGVVLVGDDPASRTYVRNKTRAASILGISSDTVVRPSSVSQEELLELIDKMNRDWRVSGLLVQLPLPEHINERAVCNAIAPEKDVDGFHIVNIGKLCLDQRSMVPATPAAVWEIIKRAGIETVGKNVLVAGRSKNVGMPIAMLLHTDRNHERPGGDATVTIVHRCTPRERLKELTSLADIIIAAAGVPRLITADMVKEGAAVIDVGINRIQDPKTGKLRLIGDVDFEGVKEKAGIITPVPGGVGPMTVAMLMKNTVTAARNALMH from the exons atggcggcctctgtcTCCCCGCTACGCTCCTCCTTCAGGATTTGTAGCCCGCTAACGTTACACCATCCCCGCTGCCGGGCCAAGCTACGGACGCACAGAAAATGCGAGAGCCAGCGGAGACACGTGCACCAGACTGCGAGCAG GCATGCTGCTGTGGTGATTTCGGGGACAGAGTTGGCTCGTCAGCTCCACAGAGAAATCCAGCGTGATGTGGAAGAGCTGGTAGCTCAGGGCAACATGAGACCCCACCTAGGAGTGGTCCTAGTGGGGGACGACCCGGCCAGTCGTACCTATGTCAGGAACAAGACCCGGGCCGCCAGCATCCTGG GTATTTCCAGTGACACAGTGGTGAGGCCGAGCTCGGTGTCCcaagaggagctgctggagctgattgACAAGATGAACCGTGACTGGAGGGTCAGCGGCCTGTTAGTGCAGCTGCCACTTCCCG AGCACATCAATGAGCGAGCCGTGTGTAATGCCATCGCTCCAGAGAAGGATGTGGATGGTTTCCATATTGTGAATATTGGGAAACTGTGTCTGGACCAGAGATCCATGGTGCCTGCCACCCCTGCGGCAGTCTGGGAGATCATCAAAAGAGCAG gtatTGAGACAGTGGGAAAGAATGTGCTGGTCGCTGGACGCTCCAAAAATGTCGGAATGCCGATCGCAATGTTGCTGCACACTGATCGCAACCATGAACGCCCTGGAg GAGATGCCACAGTGACCATTGTCCACAGATGTACACCGAGGGAGCGGCTGAAGGAGCTAACCAGCCTGGCTGACATCATTATTGCAGCTGCAG GTGTTCCCAGACTGATCACAGCAGATATGGTGAAAGAGGGCGCAGCGGTCATCGACGTCGGCATAAATCGAATCCAAGACCCGAAGACGGGAAAACTCCGGCTCATTGGTGACGTGGACTTTGAGG GAGTGAAGGAGAAGGCAGGAATCATCACTCCTGTTCCCGGGGGTGTGGGTCCCATGACGGTCGCCATGCTGATGAAGAACACTGTGACTGCTGCCAGAAACGCACTGATGcattaa